A single Natranaerobius thermophilus JW/NM-WN-LF DNA region contains:
- a CDS encoding MATE family efflux transporter — MAGGAQLAQQNKRDLTTGSIPKKLIRLALPIMGGMFLQTIFNIVDTFFVSQLGHNAIAAVSMNMPILFILIAMGNAVAVGTSSYIARSIGAGEDEKARKTASQAITLAVILGIVATIIGVSFAPYIISFMGAEGELYSLAVEYTSIIFWGNLIFFLFLALDGVLRGEGDMKTSMMKQVVGVGFNILLDPIFIFGLGPVPAMGVAGAALAIVLSRFLGLLFLVWHFSTGRSTIKFNMTKFVFESEIIKQIMAVGLPTSASQAMMSLTLFVYNRLASGFGDEAVAALGLGFRIDSLAILPGIAIGISMVTMVGQNYGAGELERVRRSYWTAQAMAAGFMASVGVFLFAFPEFFIGIFSQEQDVMSHGVSYLRILPIFYPFLGSGLISAHSFQGLGKAIPALIISLIRVGLVGIPLALFLTSQTGLGASGIWLALGLSDFTFFGVGMLWFKSTFKRMTRFVHS, encoded by the coding sequence ATGGCCGGGGGAGCTCAATTAGCCCAGCAGAATAAACGCGACCTGACTACAGGTAGTATACCGAAAAAACTAATAAGATTGGCACTTCCCATTATGGGGGGTATGTTTCTCCAAACGATATTCAATATAGTAGACACTTTTTTTGTAAGTCAGCTGGGTCATAATGCTATTGCGGCAGTTAGCATGAATATGCCCATCTTATTTATTCTAATAGCCATGGGTAATGCTGTGGCCGTTGGTACCAGTTCTTATATTGCTCGCAGTATTGGAGCAGGCGAAGATGAAAAAGCACGGAAAACAGCATCCCAAGCCATAACCCTGGCAGTAATCCTAGGGATAGTTGCCACAATTATAGGTGTCAGTTTTGCCCCATATATAATTTCATTTATGGGAGCCGAAGGAGAATTGTATTCTTTGGCAGTGGAATATACCAGCATCATATTCTGGGGTAATTTGATATTCTTTTTATTTTTGGCTTTAGATGGAGTTCTCCGGGGAGAAGGAGATATGAAAACCTCAATGATGAAGCAAGTGGTTGGGGTTGGTTTCAATATTCTTTTGGATCCGATTTTTATATTTGGACTGGGGCCTGTGCCTGCCATGGGAGTTGCAGGAGCGGCCTTAGCCATAGTACTTAGTAGGTTTTTAGGATTATTATTTCTGGTATGGCACTTTTCTACGGGAAGGTCTACAATTAAATTTAATATGACCAAGTTTGTCTTTGAATCGGAAATTATCAAACAAATCATGGCTGTCGGATTGCCTACATCAGCCTCTCAGGCCATGATGTCTTTGACTCTGTTTGTATACAATCGTCTAGCTTCTGGTTTCGGTGACGAAGCCGTGGCTGCCCTGGGCCTTGGCTTTAGGATAGATTCCCTGGCAATACTGCCTGGAATTGCTATTGGAATTAGTATGGTTACCATGGTGGGACAAAATTATGGAGCTGGTGAACTCGAACGAGTACGTAGGTCTTATTGGACTGCCCAGGCCATGGCTGCTGGTTTTATGGCCTCTGTAGGTGTATTTTTATTTGCGTTTCCGGAATTTTTTATTGGCATATTTTCCCAGGAACAAGACGTTATGAGTCACGGAGTCAGTTACCTTAGGATATTACCTATCTTTTATCCCTTCCTGGGTAGTGGCCTGATTTCAGCTCATTCATTCCAAGGACTGGGCAAAGCCATTCCGGCTCTGATTATCAGTCTAATCAGGGTTGGTCTGGTGGGGATCCCTCTGGCTCTATTTTTGACTTCTCAAACTGGTTTGGGAGCGTCCGGAATCTGGCTAGCCCTTGGATTAAGTGATTTCACCTTTTTCGGTGTGGGAATGCTTTGGTTCAAGAGTACCTTTAAGAGGATGACTAGATTTGTCCATTCATAG
- a CDS encoding ATP-binding protein — MVKRKIVRIDEEKCDGCGLCVPACEEGAIQIVDGKARLLDDKLCDGLGDCLGECPQGAIEIIEREADEFDEEAVKERLKELKSEQQAKTEATAGGCPGSRMMQMQNGGGCPSSRPQSNPGKAKEQKETGSEEDECQAVSQLTQWPVQLHLVSPHAPYFDGSDLLIAADCVPFAYPEFHNNLLKDKSVAIGCPKLDDGNSYVEKLAQIFTVNDINSVTVAIMEVPCCSGMLSIVKKALELSEQNIPLEQVVIGVQGDKK, encoded by the coding sequence ATGGTAAAGAGAAAAATTGTGCGTATAGATGAAGAAAAATGTGATGGCTGTGGTCTGTGTGTACCAGCATGTGAAGAAGGTGCTATTCAAATAGTGGACGGGAAAGCACGTCTATTGGACGATAAGTTATGTGACGGTTTAGGTGACTGCCTGGGTGAGTGTCCTCAGGGTGCCATTGAAATCATTGAAAGAGAAGCTGATGAATTTGACGAAGAAGCAGTTAAAGAAAGGCTAAAAGAATTGAAATCTGAACAACAAGCCAAAACTGAAGCAACAGCAGGGGGATGCCCCGGAAGCCGCATGATGCAAATGCAGAATGGTGGAGGTTGTCCTAGCAGCAGACCTCAATCAAATCCCGGAAAAGCTAAAGAACAAAAAGAAACTGGATCAGAGGAAGATGAATGTCAAGCTGTTTCCCAACTGACTCAATGGCCGGTTCAATTACATTTAGTATCACCCCATGCCCCATACTTTGATGGAAGTGATCTGTTAATCGCAGCGGATTGTGTACCCTTTGCCTATCCGGAATTTCACAACAATTTGCTTAAAGATAAAAGCGTAGCAATAGGTTGTCCTAAATTGGATGACGGCAACAGTTATGTAGAAAAACTGGCACAAATTTTCACAGTAAATGATATCAACAGTGTAACTGTAGCTATAATGGAAGTACCTTGCTGTTCAGGGATGCTTTCCATCGTCAAAAAAGCCTTAGAACTATCTGAACAGAATATTCCCCTGGAGCAAGTTGTCATTGGCGTACAAGGTGACAAAAAATAA